One region of Halohasta litchfieldiae genomic DNA includes:
- a CDS encoding DUF5803 family protein: MNRRLGLAVVAVVLLLSTAGCLSYVTGGGEVSDERLDREPAQPYSWDTDRDAQLTLHTTDEVQAIYRVDADQRLRLYQSTGLGTEGPLDISAVRFQYANGTVISGTELRDTPDGEVEQTPDEVYVTAPADGQLAFSADATPRRLSLPVYVEGSYEVILPEDYRIDFFLFGNTAPRGAASEIVDNQVHVRWAEVTGPMVVVQYYLDRDLYVFGGAVVLLSLIGVGGLYYYRRQIDRLHDVRVQMGLDTEEDDDKK; the protein is encoded by the coding sequence ATGAACCGGCGGCTCGGCCTCGCGGTCGTCGCAGTGGTACTCCTGCTGTCGACGGCTGGCTGTCTGTCCTACGTCACCGGCGGCGGCGAGGTCTCCGACGAGCGACTCGACCGGGAGCCAGCCCAACCCTACAGCTGGGACACCGACCGCGACGCCCAGCTCACGCTCCATACAACTGACGAGGTTCAAGCCATCTACCGCGTCGACGCCGACCAGCGGCTCCGGCTCTACCAGTCGACCGGGCTCGGCACCGAAGGTCCACTCGACATCTCGGCGGTCCGGTTCCAGTACGCAAACGGCACCGTGATCTCCGGCACCGAACTCCGCGATACCCCCGATGGCGAGGTCGAACAGACGCCCGACGAGGTGTATGTCACTGCGCCTGCTGACGGCCAACTCGCCTTCTCGGCGGATGCGACGCCACGTCGACTGTCGCTGCCCGTCTACGTCGAGGGCTCCTACGAGGTCATCCTCCCCGAAGACTACCGAATCGACTTCTTCCTGTTCGGTAACACCGCCCCGCGCGGTGCCGCAAGCGAGATCGTCGACAATCAGGTCCACGTCCGCTGGGCGGAGGTCACAGGGCCGATGGTTGTCGTCCAATACTACTTGGATCGGGATCTGTACGTCTTCGGCGGCGCGGTGGTGCTGCTGTCGCTGATCGGTGTCGGTGGTCTCTACTACTACCGTCGACAGATCGACCGCCTCCACGACGTTCGGGTCCAGATGGGCCTCGATACTGAGGAGGACGACGACAAAAAATGA